The following are encoded in a window of Francisella tularensis subsp. tularensis genomic DNA:
- a CDS encoding OmpH family outer membrane protein — MKKIALSICVLASAFTAAYADTKIAVVNPVEIFNDSDLGSVSVKKLENDLKPDATKLKQEQDNIMQQMKTLQDNSATMTKSELDKKQQQIQQEQQNFAEKARILQQKEYTAKDKLSKKFQASFDKAVQTIAKQKNYNVVLTTQALAYVNNVDDISSQVVELMNKDSE, encoded by the coding sequence ATGAAAAAAATTGCTTTATCAATATGCGTTTTAGCAAGTGCATTTACCGCAGCGTATGCAGATACTAAAATAGCTGTAGTTAATCCAGTTGAGATCTTCAATGATTCTGATCTAGGATCTGTAAGTGTTAAAAAACTTGAAAATGATCTTAAACCAGATGCTACTAAGCTTAAGCAAGAACAAGATAATATCATGCAACAGATGAAAACTTTGCAAGATAATTCTGCAACAATGACTAAGAGTGAATTAGATAAGAAACAGCAACAGATTCAACAAGAGCAACAGAATTTTGCTGAAAAAGCACGAATCTTACAACAAAAAGAATATACAGCAAAAGATAAACTATCAAAGAAATTCCAAGCTTCATTTGACAAAGCTGTTCAAACCATAGCTAAGCAAAAAAATTATAATGTTGTGCTTACAACACAAGCTTTAGCGTATGTTAATAATGTTGATGATATATCTAGTCAAGTTGTTGAGTTGATGAATAAAGACTCTGAATAA
- the lpxD gene encoding UDP-3-O-(3-hydroxymyristoyl)glucosamine N-acyltransferase: MYSLDFLASKLDGEVKGDKNVEIKKIATLSLAGEGDISFCTNPKYLKALSETKASAVLITEEVLEFCNTNAVVLSNPYMALAKVMELFDKSPRPDGKIHSKAVIAASAIIGENVTIGANAVVGENVVIGDNVYIGACATIDNGTKIGNDTLIKSNVSIAHDVVIGTGCIIHQNAVIGCDGFGNARDEDGSWTKIPQLGRVIIEDDVEIGSGTTVDRGAIDDTIIKKGARIDNLVQIAHNVVIGRNTALAGVTAVAGSTTIGDNCLIGGQSAITGHISICDNTIIGGASNIGKSITKPGMYYAAFEAKPRIQWGRFVAKLAKIDTLITKVKQLEEKIK; encoded by the coding sequence ATGTATAGTTTAGATTTTCTAGCGTCAAAGCTTGATGGTGAGGTTAAGGGCGATAAGAATGTCGAGATAAAAAAAATAGCTACACTATCACTAGCTGGTGAAGGTGATATTTCTTTTTGTACTAACCCTAAATATTTAAAAGCATTGTCTGAAACAAAAGCTTCTGCAGTTTTAATAACAGAAGAGGTACTAGAGTTTTGTAATACAAACGCGGTGGTACTATCAAATCCTTATATGGCTTTAGCAAAGGTTATGGAGCTATTTGATAAATCGCCGCGTCCTGATGGTAAAATTCATAGTAAAGCTGTGATAGCCGCAAGTGCTATAATTGGTGAAAATGTCACTATAGGCGCTAATGCGGTAGTTGGTGAAAATGTAGTAATTGGCGACAATGTTTATATAGGTGCCTGTGCAACTATTGATAATGGTACCAAGATAGGTAATGACACGCTGATAAAGAGCAATGTATCTATAGCTCACGATGTTGTGATTGGTACTGGGTGTATTATTCATCAAAATGCAGTAATTGGCTGTGATGGTTTTGGTAATGCAAGAGATGAGGATGGTAGTTGGACAAAAATTCCTCAGCTAGGAAGAGTAATTATCGAAGATGATGTTGAGATTGGTTCTGGTACAACTGTTGATAGAGGAGCTATTGATGATACAATAATTAAAAAGGGCGCACGTATTGATAATTTAGTACAGATAGCTCATAATGTAGTTATCGGTAGAAACACCGCTTTAGCCGGTGTTACAGCTGTTGCAGGTAGTACAACGATTGGTGATAACTGCCTTATTGGAGGTCAGTCAGCAATAACTGGCCATATTAGTATTTGTGATAATACTATTATAGGTGGTGCATCTAATATTGGTAAGTCAATCACTAAGCCAGGAATGTACTATGCTGCGTTTGAAGCTAAACCTAGGATTCAATGGGGTAGGTTCGTAGCTAAATTAGCTAAGATTGATACTCTAATTACAAAAGTAAAGCAACTAGAAGAAAAAATTAAATAA
- the fabZ gene encoding 3-hydroxyacyl-ACP dehydratase FabZ: MSQFNQNNKQIDVMGIRKILPHRYPFALLDKIVDWSVEDRTIVAQKNVTINEDFFNGHFPDFPVMPGVLIVEAMAQATAILGELMAETLFAHVVEKAGGGRRTFMLAGIDKVRVKRPVVPGDVLVIESRMVKQKNIICTAESVAKVDGQIVCSAELMAAYKDY, from the coding sequence ATGAGCCAGTTTAATCAAAATAATAAACAGATAGATGTAATGGGGATTAGAAAAATCTTACCTCACAGGTATCCTTTTGCACTTTTGGATAAGATCGTTGATTGGAGTGTTGAAGATAGAACGATTGTTGCACAAAAAAATGTCACTATAAATGAAGATTTTTTCAATGGACATTTTCCTGATTTCCCAGTTATGCCTGGTGTACTGATAGTTGAAGCGATGGCTCAAGCAACGGCAATACTTGGTGAACTAATGGCAGAGACATTGTTCGCACATGTTGTTGAGAAAGCTGGTGGTGGTAGAAGAACATTCATGCTAGCTGGTATTGATAAGGTAAGGGTCAAAAGACCTGTAGTACCAGGAGATGTGTTAGTGATTGAGTCGCGTATGGTAAAACAAAAAAATATTATCTGTACAGCAGAGTCAGTCGCAAAGGTTGATGGACAAATTGTTTGTTCAGCTGAATTAATGGCAGCATATAAGGACTACTAA